Proteins from a genomic interval of Chloroflexota bacterium:
- a CDS encoding thioredoxin domain-containing protein has translation MPLFRFRLPFGIAAFAALLLITLLALSGCQASTEPTVTSSETAVAESPLPSRDRGTETDQAGDLALDSAAPDTGASSRQNGESPATDESGAEAIPQGSNRLSLEMSPYLLQHASNPVDWYPWGEQAFARARQEDKPIFLSIGYSTCHWCHVMEEESFSDPEVARLMNETFVSIKVDREERPDIDNLYMVVCQMLSQSCGWPLNIIMTPDKKPFFATTYMPRETRFGRPGMLEIIPRVQAAWTAERQQVIDSAEQITAVLQQASLSQPGQNLGEETLQAAYDQFAGRFDETWGGFNVEPKFPSPHNLLFLLRYWQRSGDQQALAMVEQTLQSMRRGGVFDQVGYGFHRYSTDRQWKLPHFEKMLYDQAMLAMAYTEAFQATGDPHYQQVAREIMTYLLRDMTSPEGGFYSAEDADSEGEEGKFYLWSEQELFDLLGPQDAELAMRLFNTAPEGNFIEQATGQPTGSNVLHLNADLLELADDLQPSQAEFETRLERIRRQLLSARETRVRPLKDDKILTDWNGLMIAALAKAGAAFGDPFYADQARRAADFLLANLRNEQGRLYHRYRDRQAGIPATLDDYAFLVWGLLELHETTQDVAFLKAALDLNQEMLDHFWDAQSGGLFLTADDGEALLVRQKQLFDGAIPAGNSVAMSNLLRLARITADATLEEKAADLLAAIAGTVAGSPAGFGQLLSGLDFALGPSYEVVIAGVPGAADTEAMLTALRETFVPNKVVLLRPEGVETPEISEIAPYVDDYYSLGGQATAYVCLNYICEQPTTDVDTMLAHLEGTREGP, from the coding sequence ATGCCGCTGTTTCGTTTTCGTTTACCCTTTGGAATTGCAGCTTTCGCCGCCTTGCTCCTGATTACCCTGCTCGCGCTGTCAGGCTGTCAGGCATCGACAGAACCCACTGTCACTTCCTCCGAAACAGCGGTTGCGGAAAGCCCGCTTCCATCCCGGGACCGTGGCACCGAAACCGATCAAGCCGGCGACCTGGCGCTCGATTCAGCTGCACCTGATACCGGGGCTTCCTCCCGGCAGAATGGTGAATCCCCGGCTACAGACGAATCAGGGGCTGAGGCCATCCCGCAGGGCAGCAATCGTCTGAGCCTTGAAATGAGCCCTTACCTGCTGCAACATGCCAGCAACCCGGTGGATTGGTATCCCTGGGGCGAGCAAGCCTTCGCCCGGGCGCGCCAGGAAGACAAGCCCATCTTCCTCTCCATCGGCTACTCCACCTGCCATTGGTGCCACGTTATGGAAGAGGAATCCTTCTCCGATCCCGAAGTCGCCCGCTTGATGAATGAGACCTTCGTATCGATCAAGGTGGATCGGGAGGAACGGCCCGATATCGACAACCTCTATATGGTCGTGTGCCAGATGCTTTCCCAGAGCTGCGGATGGCCCCTGAATATCATTATGACACCCGACAAAAAGCCCTTTTTCGCAACCACCTACATGCCCCGCGAAACCCGTTTTGGGCGGCCCGGCATGCTGGAGATAATTCCCCGGGTCCAGGCAGCCTGGACCGCTGAACGCCAGCAAGTCATCGATTCGGCCGAGCAGATCACCGCTGTGCTTCAACAGGCCTCACTCAGTCAACCGGGCCAGAATCTTGGTGAAGAGACGCTGCAAGCCGCCTACGATCAGTTCGCTGGCCGTTTCGACGAGACCTGGGGAGGCTTCAATGTGGAGCCCAAGTTCCCCAGCCCGCACAATCTGCTTTTTTTGTTGCGTTACTGGCAGCGCAGCGGCGACCAACAGGCCCTTGCCATGGTTGAACAGACCCTGCAGTCGATGCGCCGCGGCGGGGTCTTCGATCAGGTCGGCTATGGATTTCATCGCTATTCCACAGACAGGCAGTGGAAGCTGCCCCATTTCGAGAAGATGCTCTACGACCAGGCCATGTTGGCCATGGCCTACACCGAAGCCTTCCAGGCCACCGGCGATCCGCACTACCAACAGGTCGCCCGGGAAATCATGACCTACCTGCTGCGCGATATGACATCGCCCGAGGGTGGCTTCTATTCCGCCGAAGACGCCGACAGCGAGGGCGAGGAAGGGAAATTCTACCTGTGGAGCGAGCAAGAACTGTTTGATCTCCTGGGTCCGCAGGATGCCGAGCTTGCCATGCGCCTGTTCAACACCGCGCCGGAGGGCAACTTCATCGAGCAAGCTACCGGGCAACCAACTGGAAGCAATGTCCTTCACCTGAACGCTGACCTGTTGGAGTTGGCTGATGATCTGCAGCCCTCCCAAGCTGAGTTCGAAACACGCCTTGAGAGAATTCGCCGGCAACTGCTTTCCGCCCGGGAAACGCGCGTTCGCCCACTCAAGGATGACAAGATTCTGACCGACTGGAACGGCCTGATGATCGCCGCCCTGGCGAAAGCAGGGGCAGCCTTCGGCGATCCCTTCTACGCCGACCAGGCCCGTCGCGCCGCAGATTTCCTGCTGGCAAACCTGAGAAACGAGCAGGGCAGGCTGTACCATCGCTACCGCGACAGGCAGGCTGGCATTCCGGCTACCCTCGATGACTACGCCTTCCTGGTATGGGGCCTGCTCGAGCTGCACGAGACGACTCAGGATGTCGCCTTCCTGAAAGCCGCACTCGACCTCAATCAGGAGATGCTGGACCATTTCTGGGACGCTCAGTCCGGTGGCCTGTTTTTGACCGCGGACGACGGGGAAGCCCTGCTGGTTCGCCAGAAACAGCTCTTTGATGGCGCCATCCCTGCCGGAAACTCTGTAGCCATGTCGAACCTGCTGCGCTTGGCGCGCATCACGGCCGACGCTACGCTCGAGGAAAAGGCAGCCGACCTGCTTGCCGCCATCGCTGGCACGGTGGCCGGTTCACCGGCAGGATTCGGACAGCTGTTGTCCGGTCTCGACTTCGCGCTTGGCCCATCCTACGAGGTAGTCATTGCCGGCGTGCCTGGGGCGGCCGACACCGAGGCCATGCTGACAGCATTGCGGGAGACCTTTGTACCAAACAAGGTGGTTCTGCTGCGCCCTGAAGGAGTAGAAACACCAGAGATTTCCGAGATCGCACCCTACGTCGACGACTACTACAGCCTCGGTGGACAGGCCACCGCCTATGTCTGTTTGAATTACATCTGCGAACAACCAACCACCGACGTCGACACCATGTTGGCACACCTGGAGGGCACCAGGGAAGGGCCGTAA
- a CDS encoding aldolase/citrate lyase family protein, whose amino-acid sequence MRGRELRRALAEGRRVYGIAIEGYGQPRWPRFLAQFGLDFVFIDSEHTPLNRETMAWAAQAYASNRVAPLLRIPEPSVSYAAMGLDLGAHGIIVPYVETVEQVKTMVGAVKYRPLKGAALRAVLENGHFPSPETAQYLHDFNPDSLLVIMIESPAGVRNLPEILAVGGVDAVLIGPHDFSVSHGLAEDYDHPLFNQAARQVIETCGAANVGVGIHFVAGDLEREKRWIEWGCNLIVHRSDTLFIAQGINQELRGLREELDGPSSIEASQALTGGHAL is encoded by the coding sequence ATGAGAGGACGAGAACTGCGCCGGGCACTGGCCGAGGGGAGGCGGGTGTACGGAATCGCGATCGAAGGTTATGGCCAACCTCGCTGGCCACGCTTCCTGGCCCAATTTGGCCTCGACTTCGTATTCATCGACAGCGAGCACACGCCACTCAACCGGGAAACCATGGCCTGGGCTGCCCAGGCCTACGCCTCCAACCGCGTCGCGCCGCTGCTGCGAATCCCGGAACCGTCGGTGTCCTATGCAGCCATGGGTCTGGATCTGGGTGCCCACGGCATTATCGTGCCCTACGTGGAAACTGTGGAGCAAGTCAAGACCATGGTAGGCGCCGTGAAATACCGTCCCCTCAAGGGCGCCGCCCTGCGAGCGGTCCTGGAGAATGGCCATTTTCCCAGTCCGGAGACCGCCCAATACCTGCATGATTTCAATCCCGATTCCTTGCTCGTCATCATGATCGAGAGTCCCGCCGGAGTGCGGAATCTACCGGAGATCCTGGCCGTAGGCGGCGTGGATGCGGTCTTGATCGGCCCCCACGACTTTTCCGTATCCCACGGCCTGGCCGAAGATTACGACCACCCCCTCTTCAACCAGGCAGCGCGGCAGGTGATAGAGACCTGCGGGGCGGCCAATGTGGGCGTAGGCATTCACTTCGTGGCCGGCGACCTGGAACGGGAAAAACGTTGGATCGAATGGGGCTGCAACCTGATCGTGCATCGCAGTGATACGCTGTTTATCGCCCAGGGAATCAATCAGGAACTGCGAGGCCTGCGGGAAGAGCTCGATGGGCCTTCATCCATCGAGGCTTCCCAGGCGCTAACCGGAGGCCATGCCCTTTAG
- a CDS encoding peptidoglycan DD-metalloendopeptidase family protein: MTDKKILGHRWFQLLLLAILLTLMVGCGRREATPIAVPPTATAIFSPTATATPSATATAMPTLTPTRTPTATPASTPTAQAIAVVGGPSPLATRAPVPQDNAACGVVDRLDFPLNPPDAEGASLAQGFGRRRSTGLQHAGEDWGMAGGRNLGAPVQSIGHGRVTYAQPWGWGRDKGVVIVEHVFDSGSKLLSFYGHLDPASVTLQADDCVTRGDEVGRIGRPRTPPHLHFEIRTHMPDEPGPGYWPEPGTAGWQHPSQVIWNHRIQSTPGVLWARPVSPDFQRILGSNEKDIFFVLQTDALVAIDGKDGSVRWRLPAQESWVDGAIAAGNSGIYLISEQGVLHAFDLAVDGEGGDPAPRWQLDLELTGKPGLIALPQGGVAAFAWRMGYSADEQRLSGLRQVIALASDGSELWEKELPASLHWQPGQDRWLLAGDQVVLAIGGPEGDLWSIDEMGAAAWDVGMSGPLAGDRQGLWLYGEDGVFKLDPEGGSARLSIPLPWGYPDFGDILVLPDGGLLVVHGSSRYRPLMVFDRNGVLRWQRSLRDLGPGQAQLVQVGDQPYLMLQQETRAARRVTLYAIDMATRSLVHLFSGAGPASTSSASAFAWAGGDGGVMLAIDQGSVVMVNCQC, from the coding sequence GTGACTGACAAGAAAATCCTCGGCCACAGATGGTTTCAACTTCTTCTTCTGGCAATCCTGCTGACGCTCATGGTTGGTTGTGGCCGGCGAGAGGCGACACCGATTGCGGTGCCGCCTACAGCGACGGCGATCTTCTCCCCGACCGCCACTGCCACACCTAGCGCGACGGCGACGGCTATGCCTACGCTCACACCTACCAGAACCCCGACGGCCACGCCTGCATCTACGCCGACTGCCCAAGCAATCGCGGTAGTGGGTGGTCCAAGCCCGCTTGCCACCCGCGCGCCAGTGCCCCAGGATAATGCTGCCTGCGGTGTGGTGGACCGGCTGGACTTTCCGCTGAACCCACCGGATGCCGAGGGGGCCAGTCTGGCACAGGGATTCGGCCGGAGGCGCAGCACTGGTTTGCAGCACGCAGGCGAGGATTGGGGTATGGCAGGGGGCCGAAACCTGGGTGCACCGGTGCAGAGCATTGGCCATGGTCGGGTGACCTATGCTCAACCGTGGGGCTGGGGCCGGGATAAGGGCGTGGTTATCGTCGAGCATGTTTTCGACAGCGGCAGCAAGCTGCTTTCCTTTTATGGACATCTCGATCCCGCCAGCGTGACGCTGCAGGCCGACGATTGCGTGACCCGTGGCGACGAAGTTGGCCGCATTGGCCGCCCACGAACTCCTCCCCATCTGCACTTTGAAATCCGTACCCACATGCCCGATGAGCCCGGACCGGGTTACTGGCCCGAGCCTGGCACGGCCGGCTGGCAACATCCCTCGCAGGTAATCTGGAATCACCGGATTCAATCGACTCCGGGAGTGCTCTGGGCGCGACCGGTATCGCCGGACTTTCAGCGCATTCTGGGCAGCAACGAAAAGGATATCTTTTTCGTATTACAGACTGATGCCCTGGTGGCCATCGACGGGAAAGATGGCAGTGTTCGGTGGCGACTCCCGGCCCAGGAGTCCTGGGTCGACGGGGCAATCGCGGCAGGCAACTCTGGCATCTATTTGATCAGTGAGCAGGGCGTGCTGCACGCCTTTGATCTGGCAGTCGATGGGGAGGGCGGCGACCCCGCGCCGCGCTGGCAGCTCGATTTGGAGTTGACGGGTAAGCCCGGCTTGATTGCCCTTCCCCAGGGTGGCGTAGCCGCGTTTGCCTGGCGCATGGGATACAGCGCGGACGAGCAGCGCCTCTCGGGTCTGCGCCAGGTTATTGCCCTGGCATCTGATGGCAGCGAGCTTTGGGAAAAGGAACTGCCTGCATCTCTTCACTGGCAGCCCGGTCAAGATCGCTGGCTGCTTGCCGGCGACCAGGTCGTTCTGGCGATCGGTGGTCCTGAGGGAGATCTTTGGTCCATCGACGAGATGGGTGCGGCGGCCTGGGATGTGGGCATGAGCGGTCCACTTGCCGGCGACCGCCAGGGTCTTTGGCTCTATGGAGAGGATGGGGTCTTCAAGCTGGATCCCGAGGGTGGCAGCGCCAGGTTATCGATCCCGCTGCCCTGGGGCTATCCCGATTTCGGGGACATCCTGGTTTTGCCCGATGGTGGGCTACTGGTGGTCCATGGCAGTTCCCGGTATCGCCCTCTGATGGTTTTCGACCGCAATGGCGTTCTGCGTTGGCAGCGTTCGTTGAGGGATTTGGGCCCGGGGCAAGCGCAGCTGGTGCAAGTCGGGGATCAGCCTTATCTGATGTTGCAGCAGGAGACGCGCGCTGCCAGAAGGGTCACGCTCTACGCGATAGATATGGCAACGCGCTCGTTGGTCCATCTCTTTTCCGGGGCGGGCCCGGCTTCGACAAGCTCAGCCTCAGCCTTCGCCTGGGCCGGCGGCGACGGGGGCGTTATGCTTGCCATCGATCAGGGAAGCGTGGTAATGGTCAATTGTCAATGTTGA
- a CDS encoding TOBE domain-containing protein has translation MNISARNVLKGTVKNLTHGAVNSEVTVELAGGAEVVSIITKNSAENLGLVEGKEVYVVIKASNVMIAAG, from the coding sequence TTGAATATCAGCGCGCGCAATGTACTGAAAGGCACCGTGAAAAACCTGACCCACGGGGCTGTCAACAGCGAGGTGACCGTTGAACTGGCCGGTGGCGCAGAGGTCGTTTCGATCATCACCAAAAACTCAGCTGAGAACCTGGGCCTGGTCGAAGGCAAAGAGGTCTACGTGGTGATCAAGGCGTCGAACGTCATGATCGCCGCCGGATAG
- a CDS encoding flagellar filament outer layer protein FlaA translates to MAQDDSYCSRCGSPRAQWPPQFDEGDNRSVPWKWLALLLAPLLIIATVTAAVLILPGLLRPDPPPPPVAVVTEMPLVEALETETPNPAETSTLVPTTTSPADVAPSPAETPQPAATPLPTDSPTPLPPTPADTPSPEPTTVPTATATVPPLRRTPDTNGVLVFEENFEADPVQAQPFYGEDLMTFDHVRGRGLLTGNQPGIVMPLFFSNRLLKDFSAEVDFRAPVAGPGSGYGFIFRSLETADGDLPGYYLALLRPADGTASLQAWDGAAWQGLARQTIPAGLLDDSGFNSVRLEVEGSDFALFANDTFLLQAQDDRFSDSGMFGFAIVPGRDLSEGEEDFVHLRNLQIYHPSSTVTAATTPVVALSATPQPSPTEDAEPGDHTLVIDFDQNPQWRRSDQPYGRLEPGQDQVHTGNSSGKITYHFDAVEDNFVVFEARPPVQLVGEPSGLVAWVFGDGSGHFLNAWLSDTEGERRAYTFGRLHHQGWQPMTAWFDDEAEWPNGHISGPDNGKMDFPVSFDALVLDGVPDGQPDGGIIYIDDLRTTSEPLPTSPLAQKQSPTPIAQTTPEASGPTPALSGRIAFPVYASDRRVYDVFVARPDGSEMVRILDYASQPALSPDGRRLALRRWQSDDRGIVVMDTYGGNQKRLTNFLEDALPSWSPDGQILAFMSRREADRRARVYETGSSGGSDWQLQQGSGPVYGEYATWLTDDQIVYRTVFPDNGLATMDSNGSGMKLILKDNTATAPAVAPNSSAIAFMSQSQDSWDIYRINPDGSGLNRLTDHAGSDGLPAWSPDGLSIAFVSNRDGLWSMWAMNADGSNQQKLFDLPGAVDGLVANEPGFSSRGWVEERVSWGP, encoded by the coding sequence ATGGCTCAAGACGACAGCTATTGCAGCCGATGCGGAAGCCCGCGCGCCCAATGGCCACCTCAATTCGATGAGGGCGACAACAGGAGTGTGCCGTGGAAATGGCTCGCCCTGTTGCTGGCACCATTGCTGATAATCGCCACCGTAACGGCGGCAGTCCTGATCTTGCCCGGGCTGCTCAGGCCGGACCCGCCTCCACCACCCGTCGCGGTGGTCACCGAAATGCCGCTGGTTGAAGCGCTGGAGACAGAAACGCCAAATCCCGCGGAAACATCCACGCTGGTCCCAACAACGACCAGCCCGGCGGACGTGGCACCGTCGCCTGCCGAAACCCCACAGCCTGCCGCTACACCACTGCCCACCGACAGCCCAACGCCGTTGCCCCCCACACCTGCCGACACCCCATCACCTGAGCCCACCACTGTTCCCACTGCAACCGCTACGGTGCCCCCTCTTCGACGTACACCGGACACCAATGGCGTTCTGGTATTCGAGGAAAACTTCGAGGCCGATCCGGTTCAGGCCCAACCCTTCTACGGCGAGGACCTGATGACCTTCGACCACGTGCGTGGTCGCGGCCTTCTGACTGGCAACCAGCCAGGCATTGTGATGCCCCTCTTCTTTTCCAACCGCCTCCTGAAGGATTTTTCTGCCGAGGTTGATTTCCGGGCACCGGTGGCTGGACCCGGCAGTGGCTATGGCTTCATATTCCGCAGCCTGGAAACGGCCGATGGCGACCTGCCCGGCTATTACCTGGCTTTGCTTCGACCCGCCGATGGCACTGCAAGTCTGCAGGCCTGGGATGGCGCGGCATGGCAAGGCCTTGCCCGCCAAACAATTCCTGCCGGGCTGCTGGATGACTCAGGATTCAACAGTGTCCGCCTGGAGGTTGAAGGCAGTGACTTCGCCCTGTTTGCCAACGACACCTTCCTTCTACAGGCCCAGGACGATCGTTTTTCCGACAGCGGCATGTTTGGGTTCGCCATTGTTCCCGGACGAGACCTGTCCGAGGGTGAAGAGGACTTCGTCCATCTGCGAAATCTTCAGATCTACCATCCTTCCAGTACGGTTACCGCCGCGACTACGCCTGTGGTTGCCCTTTCGGCTACCCCACAGCCATCCCCAACCGAAGATGCCGAACCGGGGGACCATACCCTGGTCATCGACTTCGATCAGAACCCCCAGTGGCGACGGAGCGATCAACCTTACGGGCGTCTTGAACCTGGCCAGGACCAGGTCCATACAGGCAACTCTTCTGGCAAGATCACCTACCATTTCGATGCCGTCGAGGACAACTTTGTCGTCTTTGAGGCCCGACCACCTGTTCAATTGGTGGGAGAGCCCAGCGGTTTGGTGGCCTGGGTTTTTGGCGATGGATCGGGTCATTTCCTGAACGCCTGGCTTAGCGATACTGAGGGTGAACGCCGCGCTTACACCTTTGGGCGTCTCCACCACCAGGGCTGGCAGCCCATGACCGCCTGGTTCGACGACGAGGCCGAATGGCCCAACGGCCACATCAGCGGGCCCGACAACGGCAAGATGGATTTCCCCGTCAGCTTTGATGCCCTGGTGCTGGACGGGGTTCCCGACGGCCAGCCTGACGGCGGAATAATCTACATCGATGATCTCCGCACTACCAGCGAACCATTGCCAACCAGCCCCCTTGCTCAAAAGCAATCACCCACACCCATTGCGCAGACGACGCCCGAGGCCAGCGGACCAACGCCTGCTCTGAGTGGTCGCATCGCCTTTCCGGTCTATGCCAGTGACCGGCGCGTATACGATGTGTTTGTGGCCAGGCCCGATGGTTCGGAGATGGTGCGAATCCTGGACTACGCCAGCCAGCCAGCCTTGAGTCCCGACGGACGCCGGCTGGCCTTGCGCCGCTGGCAAAGCGACGATCGTGGAATCGTGGTGATGGATACCTACGGAGGCAACCAGAAACGCCTGACCAATTTCCTGGAGGACGCGCTGCCCTCCTGGTCGCCTGACGGCCAAATCCTTGCATTCATGTCCAGGCGCGAGGCAGACCGGCGTGCACGCGTCTACGAGACAGGCAGCAGTGGTGGATCCGACTGGCAGTTGCAACAGGGCAGCGGTCCCGTCTACGGCGAGTACGCAACCTGGTTAACAGACGACCAGATCGTCTACCGTACGGTTTTCCCCGACAACGGTCTGGCAACTATGGATTCCAATGGTTCGGGGATGAAACTGATCCTCAAGGACAACACAGCAACAGCGCCGGCGGTCGCACCAAACAGCAGTGCCATCGCCTTCATGTCCCAAAGCCAGGATAGCTGGGATATCTATCGCATCAATCCAGATGGCTCAGGTCTGAACCGCCTGACCGACCATGCCGGCAGTGATGGACTGCCCGCATGGTCCCCCGATGGATTATCCATTGCCTTCGTTTCGAACCGCGATGGCCTCTGGTCAATGTGGGCCATGAACGCCGACGGTTCAAACCAGCAGAAACTCTTTGACCTGCCCGGCGCCGTGGATGGCCTGGTTGCCAACGAACCAGGCTTCAGTTCCCGGGGATGGGTGGAAGAACGGGTCTCCTGGGGGCCTTGA
- a CDS encoding uroporphyrinogen decarboxylase family protein, whose translation MTSIPRERVLDAMAHREPERVPRFEIWIDALLPSPGQTDPLDSYVNLGQDCIMLPSKTLPGSNAWATGVDEWGRVWRDGIYLDGVVDSEQDLRRFSPSPELAGQLFDPEEIDRLKARHPDHCLIFGTHVGPFTAAYMAMGFGRFFRRLVDDPGYVDRLLAQRTEWCIALYRQAIALGAEVVVLGDDAAHRSGPMISPQMWRERVWPYHRRIVDALSAPVLWHSDGDIRPLLPAAIDAGFVGVHGLEPAAGIELIEIKKRYGRELVLVGNMDVRVLCDGDLAAVRKEVLRCLGQGAPGGGYMIATCNSIFAGMDGGAVAEMFRLLQAEQD comes from the coding sequence ATGACCAGCATCCCCCGCGAGCGGGTACTGGACGCGATGGCCCATCGGGAACCGGAGCGGGTGCCTCGCTTCGAAATCTGGATCGATGCATTGCTGCCCTCGCCCGGTCAAACTGACCCGCTGGACAGCTATGTCAATCTGGGGCAGGACTGCATCATGTTGCCCAGCAAAACCCTGCCGGGCAGCAACGCCTGGGCGACTGGGGTCGACGAGTGGGGCAGGGTCTGGCGGGATGGCATATACCTGGACGGGGTTGTGGATTCCGAGCAGGACCTGCGGCGGTTCAGCCCATCGCCCGAGCTGGCGGGACAGCTCTTTGATCCCGAGGAGATCGACCGGCTCAAGGCGCGCCATCCGGACCACTGCCTGATCTTCGGTACCCACGTGGGGCCTTTCACAGCGGCCTATATGGCCATGGGCTTCGGGCGGTTTTTCAGACGTCTGGTCGACGATCCAGGGTATGTGGATCGATTGTTGGCGCAGCGCACTGAGTGGTGTATAGCTCTGTACCGGCAGGCGATCGCGTTGGGCGCCGAGGTTGTCGTTCTTGGCGACGACGCGGCTCACCGAAGTGGTCCCATGATCTCACCCCAGATGTGGCGGGAGCGGGTCTGGCCCTATCATCGCAGAATCGTCGATGCCCTGAGCGCGCCGGTTCTCTGGCATAGCGACGGCGATATCCGGCCATTGTTACCCGCTGCCATCGATGCTGGATTCGTTGGCGTGCACGGCCTGGAGCCTGCGGCAGGTATCGAGCTTATTGAAATCAAAAAGAGGTATGGACGGGAGCTGGTGCTGGTGGGAAATATGGATGTTCGGGTTCTTTGTGATGGCGATCTGGCGGCGGTTCGAAAAGAGGTGCTGCGCTGTCTGGGCCAGGGCGCACCGGGGGGTGGCTACATGATCGCGACATGCAACAGCATCTTCGCGGGGATGGATGGTGGCGCTGTGGCGGAGATGTTCAGGTTGCTTCAGGCGGAGCAGGATTGA
- the panB gene encoding 3-methyl-2-oxobutanoate hydroxymethyltransferase encodes MSERKKVTLPVLLRKMQQGIPITMITCYDYATAHLVELAGIDIVLVGDSLGMTMLGYDSTLPVTMDDMIRHTQAVRRGTLSSWLIGDMPYMSYQPSDETAVLSAGRFMAETACDGVKLEGGAEMASRVTAISDAGIPVMGHLGLTPQSVSSLGGFRLQGKGAEQAKKLIDDARAIEEAGAMGILFELVPDRVLQIITERARIPIISLGAGPYAHGQLLIFHDMFGLYPKFTPKMAKKYGEAGQVILDGLTAYVEEVTEGSFPEPERYFGIKDPAYRELLTLLSEEDE; translated from the coding sequence ATGAGCGAACGCAAAAAGGTAACGCTTCCGGTTCTGCTGCGCAAGATGCAGCAGGGGATTCCCATTACGATGATCACCTGTTACGATTATGCCACGGCACACCTGGTGGAGCTGGCAGGAATCGACATCGTACTGGTGGGGGACAGCCTGGGGATGACCATGTTGGGGTATGATTCCACCCTGCCTGTCACCATGGACGACATGATCCGGCACACGCAGGCTGTGCGCCGGGGAACCCTCTCCTCCTGGCTGATCGGCGACATGCCCTACATGAGCTATCAACCCTCCGATGAGACGGCCGTCCTCAGCGCGGGCCGTTTCATGGCAGAGACTGCCTGTGATGGGGTGAAACTTGAGGGTGGCGCCGAGATGGCGTCCCGCGTGACGGCGATCAGCGACGCGGGCATCCCGGTCATGGGGCACCTGGGGCTGACGCCTCAGAGTGTCTCCTCGTTAGGAGGGTTTCGACTACAGGGCAAAGGGGCTGAGCAGGCCAAAAAACTGATCGACGATGCCCGGGCCATCGAGGAGGCGGGAGCCATGGGCATTCTCTTCGAGTTGGTGCCCGACCGGGTGTTGCAGATCATCACCGAGCGCGCCCGGATCCCCATCATCAGTCTCGGCGCAGGCCCCTACGCGCACGGACAGTTGTTGATCTTCCACGACATGTTCGGCCTCTATCCGAAGTTCACGCCCAAGATGGCAAAAAAATATGGGGAGGCGGGCCAGGTGATCCTGGATGGTCTCACGGCGTACGTCGAGGAAGTAACCGAAGGGTCGTTTCCCGAGCCGGAGCGTTATTTTGGAATCAAGGACCCCGCTTACCGCGAGCTGCTCACCTTGTTGAGCGAGGAGGATGAGTAA
- a CDS encoding GAP family protein: protein MNESWLTIFLLALVASFLPLQFGAEVSLLGKENGTKKASSLVGGITLYKVLVAVIVVFLIGGAMAALTQDIQGIGGFIKSTLATLGQDVTSGQHALLDLLLIAAGVALIIHAYRTLRGRSEANQTSEEDTKKVHRGGAVELIMVGLVWMLASPAQWLYTSAGTSQILALPVSSLARAVVFVLFLLLCNLMVILPVAIYLIWPERAGAELLKIDAWINGAFRYVVIAGFFFIGSFFIWKGAGGLLIFLNS, encoded by the coding sequence ATGAATGAATCATGGCTTACCATATTCTTACTTGCACTGGTCGCCAGTTTTCTACCCTTGCAGTTCGGTGCCGAAGTTTCCCTCCTGGGCAAGGAAAATGGCACCAAAAAGGCATCCAGTTTGGTTGGGGGAATCACCCTTTACAAGGTTCTGGTAGCTGTCATTGTCGTGTTCTTGATTGGCGGTGCAATGGCAGCCCTCACTCAGGACATTCAGGGCATCGGCGGATTCATCAAATCAACACTGGCGACTCTCGGTCAGGATGTCACCTCCGGACAGCATGCGCTGCTGGACCTCCTGCTGATCGCCGCAGGCGTCGCACTGATCATTCACGCCTATCGCACCCTGCGCGGCAGGTCTGAAGCAAACCAGACTTCCGAGGAAGATACAAAGAAAGTACATAGAGGCGGCGCTGTGGAATTGATCATGGTCGGCCTTGTATGGATGCTCGCGAGTCCCGCTCAATGGCTATACACGAGTGCTGGAACGAGCCAGATTCTGGCACTGCCAGTCAGTTCATTGGCAAGAGCCGTTGTTTTTGTCCTCTTCCTGCTGCTGTGCAATCTGATGGTCATCCTGCCCGTCGCGATCTATCTCATCTGGCCGGAACGCGCCGGTGCGGAATTGCTAAAGATAGATGCTTGGATCAATGGCGCTTTCCGCTATGTGGTGATTGCGGGATTCTTCTTCATCGGATCGTTTTTCATCTGGAAGGGCGCTGGCGGGCTGCTGATTTTCCTGAACAGTTAA